One Phaseolus vulgaris cultivar G19833 chromosome 11, P. vulgaris v2.0, whole genome shotgun sequence genomic window carries:
- the LOC137828601 gene encoding putative disease resistance RPP13-like protein 1, whose translation MGGMGKTTLAQHVYNDLMIEAKFAIKAWVCVSDEFDVFKLTRAILEAIHKSIDDSRNLEMVQGRLKESLTGRKFLLVLDDVWNEDRDQWKSLQTPLKYGAKGCKILETTRSNKVASTLESNNIHQLKQLQEDHSWQVFAKHAVQDDNSKLNCELKEIGMKIAGKCQGLPLALETIGALLQSKSSVAEWEGILISNIWDLPIENSKIIPALLLSYYHLPSHLKRCFSYCALFPKDYEFNKERLILSWMAENFLQCSQQNKSPKEVGEQYFNDLLSRSFFQQLITQDYNFQQSITKDRIYFVMHDLLNDLAKYVSGEMCYRLGVDKPGSVPTTTRHFSMVKNCVGCDEYRSLCDAKRLRTFFYMNIDCGMSIQDLISNFKFLRLLSLCSCPNIKEVSDSIADLIHLRSLDLSFTDIERLPDSICSLYNLQVLKLNRCNLLKELPSTLHELTKLCCLELEGTTLTKAPMLLGKLKNLQVWMGEFEVGESSSELSIQQLGQLDLHGQLWITNLENIVDPCDALAADLKNKRHLVGLCLAWDLKVNNEDSIKEREVLENLQPSRHLEQFSIFGYCGTQFPGWLSEKNFLNMMSLTLNNCKYCQWLPSLGLLTSLKYLNIDDLNQIVRIDVDFYGNSPPAFASLEMLIFNDMKEWEEWQCITGAFPSLKDLSVADCPKLKGNLPEHLPQLMSLSIIGCEQVVASTPREVEIEGVKMETSSFNILGLLISDTSLESLYINSCQGMNIPLNHYDFLEELDIIQCCHSLTNFPLDLFPKLSVLCVNECHNLQMITQGHPHGHLRSLTIKKCSEFESFPNEGLFAPQLQIFNIEELEKLKSMPKCMCALLPSLTYLRINNCPGVELSERCLPSNLKEMSLLNCSKLVASLKGAWGTNPSLEYLCIEEKDVECFPGEGLLPVSLTQLYIQHCPNLKKLDYKGLCHLSSLQTMFIQFCPVLQCLPEEGLPESISSLRIDGCPLLHQRCKKEEGEDWEKIAHIKDLWVD comes from the coding sequence ATGGGCGGGATGGGTAAGACCACACTTGCTCAACATGTATACAATGATCTAATGATAGAGGCTAAATTTGCTATCAAAGCCTGGGTTTGCGTTTCTGATGAATTTGATGTTTTCAAGTTAACCAGAGCAATTCTTGAGGCAATCCATAAGTCAATTGATGATAGCAGAAACCTAGAAATGGTTCAGGGACGATTGAAAGAATCTTTGACAGGAAGGAAATTTCTCTTGGTTTTGGATGATGTTTGGAATGAAGATCGAGACCAATGGAAATCATTGCAAACTCCTCTTAAATATGGGGCTAAGGGATGTAAAATTCTTGAGACAACACGCAGTAACAAAGTTGCTTCTACCTTGGAGTCAAACAATATTCACCAACTAAAGCAATTACAAGAAGATCACAGTTGGCAAGTTTTTGCTAAACATGCAGTGCAAGATGACAACTCTAAGTTGAATTGTGAGTTGAAGGAGATTGGAATGAAGATAGCTGGAAAATGCCAAGGACTGCCTTTGGCCCTTGAAACGATAGGAGCTCTATTACAGTCAAAGTCATCTGTTGCTGAGTGGGAAGGTATACTGATAAGCAACATATGGGACTTACCGATAGAAAATAGTAAAATCATCCCCGCTTTGTTGTTGAGTTATTACCATCTTCCTTCTCATCTCAAGAGATGTTTTTCTTATTGTGCGTTATTCCCCAAAGACTATGAGTTTAACAAGGAGAGGTTAATTCTATCATGGATGGCTGAAAATTTTCTACAATGCTCTCAGCAAAATAAGTCTCCGAAAGAAGTAGGTGAACAATACTTCAATGATCTATTATCAAGGTCATTCTTTCAACAATTAATTACACAAGACTACAACTTTCAACAATCAATTACAAAAGACAGGATATACTTTGTGATGCACGACCTTCTGAATGATTTAGCAAAATATGTTTCTGGCGAAATGTGCTACAGGTTGGGTGTTGATAAACCAGGAAGCGTACCAACTACTACTCGTCACTTTTCAATGGTAAAGAATTGTGTTGGATGTGATGAGTATAGGAGTTTATGTGATGCTAAAAGGCTACGAACATTTTTTTACATGAATATAGATTGTGGGATGTCAATACAAGACTTAATCTCCAACTTTAAATTCTTACGCCTCTTATCTTTGTGTTCCTGTCCTAACATAAAAGAGGTGTCTGACAGTATAGCCGATCTTATACATCTCCGTTCATTAGACCTTTCATTCACAGACATAGAGAGACTTCCTGACTCCATATGTTCACTCTATAACTTGCAAGTGTTGAAGTTGAATCGGTGTAACCTTTTGAAGGAGCTGCCTTCGACTTTGCATGAGCTTACTAAGTTGTGTTGCCTTGAACTTGAGGGAACTACTTTAACAAAGGCTCCAATGCTTTTAGGAAAGTTGAAGAATCTTCAAGTATGGATGGGTGAGTTTGAGGTTGGCGAAAGTAGTAGTGAGTTAAGTATTCAACAACTAGGACAACTTGATCTTCATGGACAGTTGTGGATTACAAATCTTGAAAATATTGTGGATCCATGTGATGCATTAGCAGCGGATTTGAAGAATAAAAGACATCTTGTGGGGCTATGTTTAGCATGGGATTTGAAAGTGAACAATGAGGATtcaataaaagaaagagaagtacTTGAGAATCTGCAACCTTCTAGACATTTGGAGCAGTTTTCAATCTTCGGCTATTGTGGCACACAATTTCCAGGTTGGTTATCTGAAAAAAATTTCTTGAATATGATGTCCTTAACCTTAAATAATTGTAAATATTGCCAATGGTTACCTTCCCTTGGTCTTTTGACATCTCTCAAGTACTTGAATATCGACGACCTTAATCAGATAGTGAGGATAGATGTCGATTTTTACGGGAATAGCCCTCCTGCATTTGCATCCTTGGAAATGTTGATTTTTAATGATATGAAGGAATGGGAAGAATGGCAATGCATTACGGGTGCTTTTCCAAGTCTTAAAGATCTTTCTGTGGCGGATTGTCCAAAATTGAAAGGAAACTTGCCAGAGCACCTTCCCCAATTAATGAGTCTATCTATTATTGGGTGCGAACAAGTTGTGGCTTCGACTCCCAGGGAGGTAGAAATTGAAGGTGTGAAGATGGAGACATCTTCATTTAATATACTAGGGCTCCTCATATCTGATACTTCTCTTGAATCCTTGTATATTAATTCTTGTCAGGGCATGAATATTCCCTTAAACCATTACGATTTCCTTGAAGAATTGGATATCATTCAATGTTGCCACTCTCTCACGAACTTCCCTCTAGATTTATTCCCAAAACTCAGCGTTCTTTGTGTAAATGAGTGTCATAACCTACAGATGATAACACAAGGACACCCTCATGGTCATTTAAGGAGTCTGACAATTAAAAAATGCTCTGAATTTGAATCATTTCCCAATGAAGGATTATTTGCACCTCAGctacaaatatttaatattgaaGAATTGGAGAAATTGAAATCAATGCCAAAATGCATGTGTGCCCTCCTTCCATCTCTTACTTATTTGAGGATAAATAATTGTCCAGGAGTGGAGTTGTCTGAGAGATGTTTGCCATCAAATCTCAAAGAAATGAGTCTCTTGAATTGCTCCAAGCTTGTTGCCTCACTAAAGGGGGCTTGGGGAACCAACCCTTCCCTGGAATACTTATGTATTGAAGAAAAGGATGTGGAGTGTTTCCCGGGTGAAGGTTTGCTCCCAGTCTCCCTTACTCAGCTATACATACAACATTGTCCAAATCTTAAGAAACTGGACTACAAGGGTCTCTGTCACCTCTCCTCTCTTCAGACAATGTTTATTCAATTTTGTCCTGTACTCCAATGCTTGCCAGAGGAGGGTCTTCCCGAATCCATTTCAAGCCTCCGCATTGATGGCTGCCCTTTGCTTCATCAACGATGCAAGAAAGAAGAAGGCGAAGACTGGGAAAAGATTGCTCACATTAAAGATCTATGGGTTGATTAA
- the LOC137827740 gene encoding putative disease resistance RPP13-like protein 1, with the protein MPVLETLGGALFGVLLQFLLDKLNSHQVLDYFCGRKLDVRKLKKLKWKLMDINAVIDDAEQKQFTNSFVKEWLDEVRDALYDAEDLLEQIDYEFYKTQLKAEYQSSASKVSSFESKIIELLDDLESLLDQKLVQDFKISSGVGYGLANNVSGKRNESSSLVAEEVIYGRDEDKQIILNWLTSDNGNHNQLSIHSIVGMGGMGKTTLAQHLYDDPMIKDIFAIKVWVCVSDEFDVFKLTRAILEKIHKSTDDSRNLEMVQGRLKESLTGRKFLLVLDDVWNEDRDQWKSLQTPLKYGVKGSKILVTTRSNKVASTFESNNIHQLKQLQEDYSWQVFAKHAVQDESSKLNSDLKEIGMKIVKKCQGLPLALETVGSLLQSKASVAEWEGVLRSNIWDLSIENSKIIPALLLSYYHLPSHLKRCFAYCALFPKDHKFVKDSLILSWTAENFLQFSQQSKSPEEIGEQYFNDLLSRSFFQPSIWYNETYFVMHDLLNDLAKYICGEICYRLGVDRLGSVPKTTRHFSTVKNPVECDEYRSLCDAKKLRTFLCMDTYCGMSIIELISNFKFLRLLSLSKFRNIEEVPDTIADLIHLRSLDFSFTNVERLPDSICSLYNLQVLKLNNCWSLKELPSSLHELPNLRHLVLTRTNLIKALVLLGSLKNIQVWGGGFEVGKSSSEFSIQQLRQLDVHGELSIKNLENIMNPCDALAADLKNKTHLVELSLEWDLKRNNEDSIKEREVLENLQPSRHLEKLSIFRYCGTQFPGWLCDKFLLHMVSLTLKNCKYCQWLPSLGLLTFLKELIIDGLDEIVRIDVDFYGNSSSAFASLETLTFHRMKELEEWHCMTCAFPSLQNLSLMECPKLKGHLPEHLPDLRILSIERCEQLVGSTPRAVEIEGMKMETSSFNILGLPMSDTSLESLYIYSCPNMNIPINYCYDFLVELNISRCCDSLTNFPLDLFPKLCNLYLYECDNLQMISQGNPHGHLISLSITECSEFGSFPNEGLFAPQLERFCIEGLEKLKSMPKRMSALLPSLNYLYIKDCPVMELSEGCLPSNLKDLSLMNCSKLVTSLKKGGWGTNPSIESLSIKEDDVECFPGEGLLPLSLTELRIKDCPNLKKLVYRGLCHLSSLQTMFIQNCPILQCLPEEGLPESISELRIEECPLLHQRCQKQEGEDWEKIAHIETIWVDMKLVHAPVHVRPNRNWKFQIHQL; encoded by the coding sequence ATGCCTGTCCTTGAAACTCTTGGTGGTGCTCTTTTTGGTGTTCTTCTCCAGTTCCTGCTTGACAAGCTCAATTCTCATCAAGTTCTCGACTACTTTTGTGGGAGAAAGCTCGATGTGAGGAAGCTGAAAAAGTTGAAGTGGAAGCTGATGGACATCAATGCTGTGATTGATGATGCAGAACAAAAGCAGTTCACTAATTCATTCGTCAAAGAATGGCTTGATGAGGTTAGAGACGCCTTGTATGATGCGGAGGATCTGTTGGAGCAAATAGACTATGAATTCTACAAAACTCAGTTGAAAGCTGAATACCAGAGCAGTGCTAGCAAGGTAAGCAGTTTTGAATCCAAGATCATAGAACTCCTAGATGATCTAGAATCTCTCTTAGACCAAAAGCTTGTTCAAGATTTCAAAATTTCTAGTGGTGTTGGATATGGGTTGGCTAATAACGTGTCAGGGAAAAGAAATGAATCCTCATCGTTGGTGGCTGAAGAGGTTATTTATGGCAGAGATGAGGACAAACAAATCATCCTTAATTGGTTGACATCAGACAATGGAAATCATAATCAGCTTTCAATACATTCTATTGTGGGTATGGGCGGGATGGGTAAGACCACACTTGCTCAACATTTATACGACGACCCAATGATAAAGGATATATTTGCTATCAAAGTTTGGGTTTGCGTTTCTGATGAATTCGATGTTTTCAAGTTAACCAGAGCAATTCTTGAGAAAATTCATAAGTCAACTGATGATAGCAGAAACCTAGAAATGGTTCAAGGAAGATTGAAAGAATCTTTGACAGGAAGGAAGTTTCTCCTCGTTCTGGATGATGTCTGGAATGAAGACCGAGACCAATGGAAATCATTGCAAACTCCTCTTAAATATGGGGTTAAGGGAAGTAAAATTCTAGTCACAACACGTAGTAACAAAGTTGCTTCTACTTTTGAGTCGAACAATATACACCAACTAAAGCAATTACAAGAAGATTACAGTTGGCAAGTTTTTGCTAAACATGCAGTCCAAGATGAGAGCTCTAAGTTGAATTCAGACTTGAAGGAGATTGGCATGAAGATAGTTAAAAAGTGCCAAGGACTGCCTTTGGCCCTTGAAACAGTAGGATCTCTTTTACAATCAAAGGCATCTGTTGCAGAGTGGGAAGGTGTACTGAGAAGCAACATATGGGACTTATCGATAGAAAATAGTAAAATCATCCCCGCTTTGTTGTTGAGTTATTACCATCTTCCTTCTCATCTCAAGAGATGTTTTGCTTATTGTGCGTTATTCCCCAAAGATCATAAGTTTGTCAAGGATAGCTTAATTCTCTCATGGACGGCTGAAAATTTTCTACAATTCTCTCAACAGAGTAAGTCTCCAGAAGAAATAGGTGAACAATACTTCAATGATCTATTATCAAGATCATTCTTTCAGCCGTCAATTTGGTACAACGAAACATATTTTGTAATGCACGACCTTCTGAATGATTTAGCAAAATATATTTGTGGTGAAATTTGCTACAGGTTAGGTGTTGATAGACTAGGAAGCGTACCAAAGACAACCCGTCACTTTTCAACGGTGAAGAATCCTGTTGAATGTGATGAGTATAGGAGTTTATGTGATGCTAAAAAGCTACGAACATTTTTGTGCATGGATACATATTGTGGGATGTCAATAATAGAGTTAATCTCCAACTTCAAGTTCTTACgactcttatctttgtctaagTTTCGTAACATAGAAGAGGTGCCTGACACTATAGCCGATCTTATACATTTGCGTTCATTAGACTTTTCATTCACAAATGTAGAGAGACTCCCTGACTCAATATGTTCACTCTATAACTTGCAAGTGTTGAAGCTCAACAACTGTTGGTCTTTGAAGGAGCTGCCCTCATCTTTGCATGAGCTCCCAAATTTACGTCACCTTGTACTTACTAGAACTAATTTAATAAAGGCTCTAGTGCTCTTAGgaagtttgaaaaatattcaagtatGGGGGGGAGGGTTTGAGGTTGGGAAAAGTAGTAGTGAGTTCAGTATTCAACAACTAAGACAACTTGATGTTCACGGAGAGTTGTCAATTAAAAATCTCGAAAATATCATGAATCCCTGTGATGCATTGGCAGcggatttgaaaaataaaacacatCTTGTGGAGCTAAGTTTAGAATGGGATTTGAAGCGGAACAATGAGGATtcaataaaagaaagagaagtacTAGAGAATCTGCAACCTTCTAGACATTTGGAGAAGTTGTCAATCTTCCGCTATTGTGGCACACAATTTCCAGGTTGGTTATGTGATAAATTTCTATTGCATATGGTGTCCTTAACCTtgaaaaattgtaaatattgtCAATGGTTGCCTTCCCTTGGACTTTTGACATTTCTCAAGGAATTGATTATTGACGGCCTTGATGAGATAGTGAGGATAGATGTTGATTTTTACGGAAATAGCTCTTCTGCATTTGCATCCTTGGAAACGTTGACCTTTCATCGTATGAAGGAATTGGAAGAATGGCACTGCATGACATGTGCTTTTCCAAGTCTTCAAAATCTTTCTTTGATGGAATGTCCCAAGCTGAAAGGGCACTTGCCAGAGCACCTTCCTGATTTAAGGATTTTATCTATTGAGCGGTGCGAACAACTCGTGGGTTCGACCCCTAGGGCGGTAGAAATTGAAGGTATGAAGATGGAGACATCTTCATTTAATATATTAGGCCTCCCCATGTCTGATACTTCTCTTGAATCCTTATATATTTATTCTTGTCCGAACATGAATATTCCCATAAACTATTGCTACGATTTCCTTGTAGAATTGAATATTAGTCGATGTTGCGACTCTCTCACAAACTTTCCTCTAGACTTATTTCCAAAACTCTGCAACCTTTATTTATACGAATGTGATAACCTACAGATGATATCACAAGGGAACCCTCATGGTCATTTGATTAGTTTGTCAATTACAGAATGCTCTGAATTTGGATCATTTCCCAATGAAGGATTATTTGCACCTCAGTTAGAGAGGTTTTGCATTGAAGGATTGGAGAAATTGAAATCAATGCCTAAACGCATGTCTGCCCTCCTTCCATCTCTTAATTATTTGTATATAAAGGATTGTCCAGTAATGGAGTTGTCTGAAGGATGTTTGCCATCAAATCTAAAAGACCTGTCTCTGATGAATTGCTCGAAACTTGTTACCTCACTAAAGAAGGGGGGTTGGGGAACCAATCCTTCCATAGAATCATTGTCTATTAAAGAAGATGATGTGGAGTGTTTTCCGGGTGAAGGTTTGCTCCCACTCTCTCTTACTGAGCTACGCATAAAAGATTGTCCAAATCTAAAGAAACTGGTCTACAGAGGTCTCTGTCACCTCTCCTCCCTTCAGACAATGTTTATTCAAAATTGTCCTATACTCCAATGCTTGCCAGAGGAGGGTCTGCCCGAATCCATTTCAGAACTCCGTATTGAAGAATGCCCTTTGCTTCATCAAAGATGCCAAAAACAAGAAGGCGAAGACTGGGAAAAGATTGCTCACATTGAAACTATATGGGTTGATATGAAACTAGTACATGCACCAGTACATGTAAGACCAAACAGAAATTGGAAATTCCAAATTCATCAATTGTGA
- the LOC137809561 gene encoding secreted RxLR effector protein 161-like produces MHNPDKAYWEAVKWILRYRKGSPDLGLVFDQHRADPGGAVGYVDADYGGDLDWIRSLSAYIFTLCGFAISWYSSLQTIAVLSTTEAEYIAATEGMKEAIWLRLGK; encoded by the coding sequence ATGCATAATCCAGACAAGGCATATTGGGAAGCTGTTAAATGGATACTTCGTTATCGGAAAGGTTCTCCAGATCTTGGTTTGGTATTTGATCAACATAGAGCCGATCCCGGAGGAGCAGTTGGCTATGTTGATGCTGACTATGGTGGTGATTTAGATTGGATAAGGTCACTTTCAGCTTACATCTTTACCCTATGTGGGTTTGCTATCAGCTGGTATTCTTCACTTCAAACCATTGCGGTTTTGTCCACCACTGAAGCAGAATATATTGCTGCTACAGAAGGTATGAAAGAGGCTATATGGTTGAGGCTTGGTAAGTGA
- the LOC137829704 gene encoding putative disease resistance RPP13-like protein 1, translating into MPVLETLGGALFGAVLQLLFDKLDSHQLLHYFRGTKLDVKLLKKLKRKLMDINAVIDDAERKQFTNSLVREWLHEVRDALYDAEDLLEQIDYEFSKTQLKPEFQSSASKVRGFESEMLEILDDLESLLDQKLVQDFQISSGVGSGLANNVSGKRNESSSLVAQEVI; encoded by the coding sequence ATGCCAGTCCTTGAAACTCTTGGTGGTGCTCTTTTTGGTGCTGTTCTCCAGCTCCTGTTTGACAAGCTCGATTCTCATCAACTTCTCCACTACTTTCGTGGGACAAAGCTCGATGTGAAGCTGCTGAAAAAGCTGAAGAGGAAGCTGATGGACATCAATGCTGTGATTGATGATGCAGAACGAAAGCAGTTCACTAATTCATTGGTCAGAGAATGGCTTCATGAGGTTAGAGACGCGTTATATGATGCAGAGGATCTGTTGGAGCAAATAGACTATGAATTCTCCAAAACTCAGTTGAAACCTGAATTCCAGAGCAGTGCTAGCAAGGTACGAGGTTTTGAATCTGAGATGTTAGAAATCCTAGATGATCTAGAATCTCTCTTAGACCAAAAGCTTGTTCAAGATTTCCAAATTTCTAGTGGTGTTGGATCTGGGTTGGCTAATAACGTGTCAGGGAAAAGAAATGAATCCTCATCTTTGGTGGCTCAAGAGGTTATTTAA